A stretch of Xenopus laevis strain J_2021 chromosome 8S, Xenopus_laevis_v10.1, whole genome shotgun sequence DNA encodes these proteins:
- the cfap45.S gene encoding cilia and flagella associated protein 45 S homeolog isoform X1: MPESVVGSLSSSNGSNRSRSYRYRTKALNSEVDESLFGAKPANEHSPVTQKNQNGRRKATSAPTRVYKPETIQIITSDLIRDLVVPSEDPSGMSLIMTPLDFSRVKSAARVLTKEEESMVTQSLKQRKEETIEAVNERKNYMKQKEMLRKKNEKLSELEEEAQQRAQYLLQRANTLRMEQEDEMKTLNEVILHTKCHAIRDAQVLEKKQIKKELDTEERRLDQMMEVERQKAMEMQEEIEEHRKQEKIRGKMHIIQQMEGNLESRILVEEQKEQEAQHMLQYLEELQIEDYEEMKRKRQEQLEIQAQIQQINTENLKKKTERKEQERLSDLRVLEYNKNKMEREAEYEAEQQRIKKEKELEVARLRALQERARDYRAEQDALRAKRNQEAMERSWRQKEKEIAQKQAEVNSMMKQTRMEQISQKEHCLAVQAQRDRAEFNRVLREQRMIIEKEHKELEEKNTQLMKHAAELRRQVRENEQKQVLARIDYFEEGKKLNEEAHQRRARLDELKQKKLEELRTAGLPDKYLSMVMRKAEVPTTVVH; encoded by the exons ATG CCGGAAAGTGTCGTGGGCTCCCTCTCCAGTTCCAATGGCTCAAACCGATCCAGATCCTACAGGTATCGCACTAAAGCGTTGAATTCGGAAGTGGACGAGAGTCTTTTTGGAGCGAAG CCAGCCAATGAGCACAGTCCCGTTACACAGAAGAACCAGAACGGGCGACGCAAGGCAACATCAGCACCAACAAGAGTTTATAAACCTGAGACCATACAGATTATAACCAGCGATCTGATTCGTGATCTTGT GGTGCCCTCAGAAGACCCCTCGGGGATGTCTCTGATCATGACTCCACTGGATTTTAGTCGTGTTAAGTCAGCAGCTCGGGTTTTGACAAAAGAGGAGGAGTCGATGGTGACACAGTCCTTGAAGCAGAGAAAAGAGGAAACTATT GAGGCAGTAAACGAGCGTAAAAACTACATGAAGCAAAAGGAGATGCTCCGGAAGAAGAATGAGAAGCTGAGTGAGCTGGAAGAGGAAGCCCAGCAGAGGGCGCAGTACTTGTTACAGAGAGCCAACACCCTGCGCATGGAACAAGAGGACGAGATGAAGACACTGAATGAG GTAATCCTACATACCAAGTGCCACGCCATCCGTGATGCCCAAGTCCTGGAGAAAAAGCAGATAAAGAAGGAGTTAGACACAGAGGAGAGAAGGTTGGACCAGATGATGGAGGTGGAGCGACAGAAAGCCATGGAGATGCAGGAGGAGATAGAGGAGCATCGGAAGCAAGAGAAGATCAG AGGAAAGATGCACATTATCCAGCAGATGGAGGGAAATCTGGAATCCAGAATTCTGGTGGAAGAACAGAAAGAGCAAGAGGCCCAGCACATGCTGCAATACTTGGAGGAGCTGCAGATAGAAGATTATGAG GAAATGAAAAGAAAGCGCCAGGAGCAGCTGGAGATCCAGGCCCAGATTCAGCAGATCAACACGGAGAATTTGAAGAAGAAGACGGAACGGAAGGAGCAGGAGAGACTGTCAGATCTGCGTGTGCTGGAGTACAACAAGAACAAGATG GAGAGAGAGGCTGAATATGAAGCTGAGCAGCAGAGGATAAAGAAAGAGAAGGAGCTAGAGGTTGCCCGTCTGCGAGCCCTGCAGGAAAGAGCTAGAGACTACCGAGCAGAACAG GATGCTCTGAGAGCAAAGAGAAACCAGGAAGCTATGGAACGTTCCTGGagacagaaagaaaaggaaattgccCAGAAGCAAGCAGAGGTGAACTCCATGATGAAACAGACACGGATGGAGCAGATTTCACAGAAAGAACATTGCCTGGCCGTGCAGGCACAGAGGGACCGAGCAGAGTTCAATAGAGTGCTGAG AGAACAACGAATGATAATTGAGAAAGAACACAAAGAGTTAGAAGAGAAGAATACCCAGCTGATGAAGCACGCAGCAGAGCTCAGGCGCCAAGTCCGTGAGAATGAGCAGAAGCAGGTCTTGGCAAGAATCGACTACTTTGAAGAAGGCAAGAAGCTGAATGAAGAAGCTCATCAGCGTAGGGCTCGTCTGGATGAGCTGAAACAGAAGAAGCTGGAGGAGCTCAG AACGGCCGGCCTTCCAGACAAATACCTCTCAATGGTCATGCGAAAGGCCGAAGTCCCTACTACTGTGGTTCATTGA
- the cfap45.S gene encoding cilia and flagella associated protein 45 S homeolog (The RefSeq protein has 5 substitutions compared to this genomic sequence): MVTQSLKQRKEETIEAVNERKNYMKQKEMLRKKNEKLSELEEEAQQRAQYLLQRANTLRMEQEDEMKTLNEVILHTKCHAIRDAQVLEKKQIKKELDTEERRLDQMMEVERQKAMEMQEEIEEHRKQEKIRGKMHIIQQMEGNLESRILVEEQKEQEAQHMLQYLEELQIEDYEEMKRKRQEQLEIQAQIQQINTENLKKKTERKEQERLSDLRVLEYNTNKMEREAEYEAEQQRVKKEKELEVARLRALQERARDYRAEQDALRAKRNQEAMERSWRRKEKEIAQKQAEVNSMMKQTRMEQISQKEHCLAVQAQRDRAEFNRVLREQRMIIEKEHKELEEKNTQLMKHAAELRRQVRENEQKQVLSRIDYFEEGKRLNEEAHQRRARLDELKQKKLEELRTAGLPDKYLSMVMRKAEVPTTVVH; the protein is encoded by the exons ATGGTGACACAGTCCTTGAAGCAGAGAAAAGAGGAAACTATT GAGGCAGTAAACGAGCGTAAAAACTACATGAAGCAAAAGGAGATGCTCCGGAAGAAGAATGAGAAGCTGAGTGAGCTGGAAGAGGAAGCCCAGCAGAGGGCGCAGTACTTGTTACAGAGAGCCAACACCCTGCGCATGGAACAAGAGGACGAGATGAAGACACTGAATGAG GTAATCCTACATACCAAGTGCCACGCCATCCGTGATGCCCAAGTCCTGGAGAAAAAGCAGATAAAGAAGGAGTTAGACACAGAGGAGAGAAGGTTGGACCAGATGATGGAGGTGGAGCGACAGAAAGCCATGGAGATGCAGGAGGAGATAGAGGAGCATCGGAAGCAAGAGAAGATCAG AGGAAAGATGCACATTATCCAGCAGATGGAGGGAAATCTGGAATCCAGAATTCTGGTGGAAGAACAGAAAGAGCAAGAGGCCCAGCACATGCTGCAATACTTGGAGGAGCTGCAGATAGAAGATTATGAG GAAATGAAAAGAAAGCGCCAGGAGCAGCTGGAGATCCAGGCCCAGATTCAGCAGATCAACACGGAGAATTTGAAGAAGAAGACGGAACGGAAGGAGCAGGAGAGACTGTCAGATCTGCGTGTGCTGGAGTACAACAAGAACAAGATG GAGAGAGAGGCTGAATATGAAGCTGAGCAGCAGAGGATAAAGAAAGAGAAGGAGCTAGAGGTTGCCCGTCTGCGAGCCCTGCAGGAAAGAGCTAGAGACTACCGAGCAGAACAG GATGCTCTGAGAGCAAAGAGAAACCAGGAAGCTATGGAACGTTCCTGGagacagaaagaaaaggaaattgccCAGAAGCAAGCAGAGGTGAACTCCATGATGAAACAGACACGGATGGAGCAGATTTCACAGAAAGAACATTGCCTGGCCGTGCAGGCACAGAGGGACCGAGCAGAGTTCAATAGAGTGCTGAG AGAACAACGAATGATAATTGAGAAAGAACACAAAGAGTTAGAAGAGAAGAATACCCAGCTGATGAAGCACGCAGCAGAGCTCAGGCGCCAAGTCCGTGAGAATGAGCAGAAGCAGGTCTTGGCAAGAATCGACTACTTTGAAGAAGGCAAGAAGCTGAATGAAGAAGCTCATCAGCGTAGGGCTCGTCTGGATGAGCTGAAACAGAAGAAGCTGGAGGAGCTCAG AACGGCCGGCCTTCCAGACAAATACCTCTCAATGGTCATGCGAAAGGCCGAAGTCCCTACTACTGTGGTTCATTGA